In the genome of Hymenobacter taeanensis, one region contains:
- the brxL gene encoding BREX system Lon protease-like protein BrxL: MNTNPDDLFSLFEPAAPTLTPLVNGVDLAALEAKVERVFGSVSIDKRRLPASKLQSRGIPGYVAEWVLESKVPGRGPLSAEDAAKVLDWAARVVPKPDEGNLIRNRLLNGEAVRILTPVQVDVVLSGKKAERVAKLPMIGEERAQIAEHLLEAHPALLQQGMWGVAQLLYIRDQGIVITEFQPMQATVSLDRWREARHEFRLEEWRALLLLTMGYNPAAYSPEAQLLVLARLLPLVQKNVHLMELAPKGTGKSYIYENISPLVRLISGGNVSPSVLFVNNQTNQPGILARYAVVVLDEVQTLKFDNPAEIVGGLKGYLANGKISRGGKHEMASDCGFVLLANITLDANQRPANEPIVVRELPVFLQETAFLDRIKGMIPGWEVPKLSPASFAEQSGLKADYFSDILLHLRQELTTDAYCARHINLGPDAYQRNQESVRALASGYMKLLFPHGEVSPADFQKYCVEPAIKLRQGVWDQLFNLDAEYRKYGRYITVERS, from the coding sequence ATGAATACGAACCCGGACGACCTGTTTAGTTTATTTGAACCTGCAGCTCCCACGCTGACTCCGTTGGTCAACGGGGTTGATTTAGCCGCCCTGGAGGCCAAAGTGGAACGCGTGTTTGGCAGCGTTTCCATTGATAAGCGCCGTTTGCCCGCTTCCAAGCTTCAAAGCCGTGGTATCCCCGGCTACGTTGCCGAGTGGGTACTGGAGTCCAAAGTACCCGGCCGGGGCCCGCTTTCAGCCGAAGATGCTGCTAAGGTGCTCGATTGGGCCGCGCGCGTAGTGCCCAAGCCCGATGAGGGCAACCTTATCCGCAACCGTCTCCTAAACGGTGAGGCCGTGCGTATTCTTACCCCCGTGCAGGTAGATGTGGTGCTGTCGGGTAAAAAAGCCGAGCGAGTAGCCAAACTGCCGATGATTGGAGAAGAGCGTGCTCAAATTGCCGAGCACTTGCTCGAAGCTCACCCGGCCTTGCTCCAGCAGGGAATGTGGGGCGTGGCCCAACTGCTCTATATCCGCGACCAAGGCATTGTCATCACCGAGTTTCAACCTATGCAAGCCACCGTCAGCCTCGACCGGTGGCGCGAGGCCCGGCATGAATTCCGGCTGGAAGAGTGGCGGGCCCTGCTGCTGCTTACCATGGGCTACAATCCTGCCGCCTACAGCCCCGAGGCCCAGTTGTTGGTGCTGGCCCGCCTGTTACCGCTGGTGCAGAAGAACGTGCATCTGATGGAATTGGCTCCGAAGGGCACGGGCAAGAGCTACATCTATGAAAATATTTCTCCGCTCGTCCGCCTTATCAGTGGTGGCAATGTTTCGCCTTCGGTGCTATTCGTCAACAACCAAACCAACCAGCCCGGCATCCTCGCCCGCTACGCCGTAGTGGTACTGGATGAGGTACAAACGCTCAAATTCGACAACCCCGCCGAAATCGTCGGCGGCCTGAAAGGCTACTTGGCCAACGGCAAAATCTCCCGCGGCGGCAAGCACGAAATGGCTTCCGACTGCGGCTTCGTGCTGCTGGCCAACATCACCCTCGACGCCAACCAGCGCCCAGCCAACGAGCCCATAGTTGTGCGCGAGCTGCCCGTATTCCTGCAGGAAACCGCCTTCCTTGACCGTATCAAGGGCATGATTCCCGGTTGGGAAGTGCCTAAGCTTTCCCCCGCCAGCTTCGCGGAGCAAAGTGGGCTGAAAGCCGACTACTTCAGCGACATTCTGCTCCACCTGCGCCAGGAGCTAACCACCGACGCCTACTGTGCGCGTCACATCAACCTCGGGCCCGACGCCTACCAGCGCAACCAGGAAAGTGTGCGGGCTCTGGCTAGTGGCTACATGAAGCTGCTTTTTCCTCACGGCGAAGTCAGTCCTGCCGACTTCCAAAAATACTGCGTGGAACCCGCCATCAAACTCCGCCAGGGCGTGTGGGACCAGTTGTTTAACCTCGACGCTGAATACCGTAAATACGGCCGCTACATCACTGTCGAACGGTCTTAG